One segment of Carya illinoinensis cultivar Pawnee chromosome 13, C.illinoinensisPawnee_v1, whole genome shotgun sequence DNA contains the following:
- the LOC122291658 gene encoding uncharacterized protein LOC122291658 isoform X2, which yields MGPDLELQGKSKAAMEISVSKDNVIAPEGSEDKLLQCSSNCEDTTFGVEELLVERAGEQDGIKNMELNITDIIDTDDAVPVAGECQDVTEHSSSFGDNSSSFGDTETDDEIESQLYDGCFDAFRIRKKKLTVHWRKFIRPLMWRCKWLELQIKELQSQALKQLRNKVMMRKKRKRVEETVDVMSYMSQHNLFSYYENKRSIADGSPIEGYCGNLDKITNGSNEFGINDGWSSLEFGNGDNSLEQILWKIEVAHSQVRKLKTQIDKVISENPGKNKLSLPVPSDALTSPDQSPASPPDNRHRLLAKSPFTSRHISEGVPMSESAVFSLGEGNPLPNIIESIDQSQTEEGILIHNQAAKEESDDFGEVRGWLVEKPQVPQEEQKTIPQELPTEMTTPKVQSNVKSCSPSKSSFPRHTRRRGRRKAGSKKWSRRSSG from the exons ATGGGCCCTGATTTAGAGCTCCAAGGAAAGTCGAAAGCTGCTATGGAAATTTCGGTTAGTAAGGACAACGTAATCGCCCCTGAAGGCTCAGAAGATAAACTTCTGCAATGTTCAAGTAATTGTGAGGACACCACCTTTGGCGTGGAAGAGTTATTAGTTGAGCGAGCTGGTGAACAGGATGGAATCAAGAATATGGAGCTTAATATAACCGACATTATTGATACAGATGATGCTGTACCGGTTGCAGGTGAATGCCAAGATGTGACTGAGCATTCAAGTTCTTTTGGTGATAATTCAAGTTCTTTTGGTGATACAGAAACTGATGATGAAATTGAGTCACAACTGTATGATGGATGCTTTGATGCCTTTCGAATAAG GAAGAAAAAGTTAACAGTTCATTGGAGGAAGTTTATACGTCCTCTTATGTGGCGCTGTAAATGGTTAGAACTTCAAATTAAGGAGCTCCAGTCCCAGGCACTAAA ACAACTTAGAAATAAGGTCATgatgaggaagaaaagaaagagagttgaAGAGACGGTTGATGTAATGTCATATATGTCACAACATAACCTGTTCTCCTACTATG AAAATAAGAGGTCTATTGCTGATGGTTCTCCTATAGAAGGGTATTGCGGTAATTTAG ATAAGATTACTAATGGCAGTAATGAGTTTGGGATAAATGATGGATGGTCATCTCTTGAATTTGGCAATGGTGATAATTCCTTGGAACAGATTCTCTGGAAGATTGAAGTGGCACATTCTCAAGTTCGCAAGCTGAAGACCCAAATTGACAAGGTGATCAGTGAAAATCCTGGAAAAAATAAGTTGAGCTTGCCTGTACCATCTGATGCATTGACCAGTCCTGATCAAAGTCCTGCCTCTCCTCCTGATAATAGACATAGATTATTGGCTAAATCTCCATTTACTTCTCGGCATATATCTGAGGGTGTACCTATGTCTGAAAGTGCAGTTTTCAGTCTTGGGGAGGGGAACCCTCTTCCTAATATAATTGAAAGCATTGACCAGTCTCAG ACTGAGGAAGGAATTCTGATACATAATCAGGCTGCCAAGGAAGAGTCGGATGATTTTGGTGAAGTCAGAGGTTGGCTCGTAGAGAAGCCTCAGGTACCGCAGGAAGAGCAGAAAACTATTCCTCAAGAACTGCCCACAGAGATGACGACACCCAAGGTTCAATCTAATGTAAAATCATGTTCCCCTTCGAAGTCAAGTTTCCCTCGGCACACAAGAAGACGGGGGCGGAGAAAAGCTGGCTCAAAGAAGTGGAGCAGGAGATCTTCAGGTTAG
- the LOC122291658 gene encoding uncharacterized protein LOC122291658 isoform X1 — protein sequence MGPDLELQGKSKAAMEISVSKDNVIAPEGSEDKLLQCSSNCEDTTFGVEELLVERAGEQDGIKNMELNITDIIDTDDAVPVAGECQDVTEHSSSFGDNSSSFGDTETDDEIESQLYDGCFDAFRIRKKKLTVHWRKFIRPLMWRCKWLELQIKELQSQALKYDRELAVYDQRKQFEFENFTLEGFDAKSLPFSRQLRNKVMMRKKRKRVEETVDVMSYMSQHNLFSYYENKRSIADGSPIEGYCGNLDKITNGSNEFGINDGWSSLEFGNGDNSLEQILWKIEVAHSQVRKLKTQIDKVISENPGKNKLSLPVPSDALTSPDQSPASPPDNRHRLLAKSPFTSRHISEGVPMSESAVFSLGEGNPLPNIIESIDQSQTEEGILIHNQAAKEESDDFGEVRGWLVEKPQVPQEEQKTIPQELPTEMTTPKVQSNVKSCSPSKSSFPRHTRRRGRRKAGSKKWSRRSSG from the exons ATGGGCCCTGATTTAGAGCTCCAAGGAAAGTCGAAAGCTGCTATGGAAATTTCGGTTAGTAAGGACAACGTAATCGCCCCTGAAGGCTCAGAAGATAAACTTCTGCAATGTTCAAGTAATTGTGAGGACACCACCTTTGGCGTGGAAGAGTTATTAGTTGAGCGAGCTGGTGAACAGGATGGAATCAAGAATATGGAGCTTAATATAACCGACATTATTGATACAGATGATGCTGTACCGGTTGCAGGTGAATGCCAAGATGTGACTGAGCATTCAAGTTCTTTTGGTGATAATTCAAGTTCTTTTGGTGATACAGAAACTGATGATGAAATTGAGTCACAACTGTATGATGGATGCTTTGATGCCTTTCGAATAAG GAAGAAAAAGTTAACAGTTCATTGGAGGAAGTTTATACGTCCTCTTATGTGGCGCTGTAAATGGTTAGAACTTCAAATTAAGGAGCTCCAGTCCCAGGCACTAAAGTATGATAGAGAACTTGCAGTATATGATCAAAGAAAgcagtttgaatttgaaaactTCACCTTAGAAGGTTTTGATGCAAAGTCTCTTCCCTTTTCCAGACAACTTAGAAATAAGGTCATgatgaggaagaaaagaaagagagttgaAGAGACGGTTGATGTAATGTCATATATGTCACAACATAACCTGTTCTCCTACTATG AAAATAAGAGGTCTATTGCTGATGGTTCTCCTATAGAAGGGTATTGCGGTAATTTAG ATAAGATTACTAATGGCAGTAATGAGTTTGGGATAAATGATGGATGGTCATCTCTTGAATTTGGCAATGGTGATAATTCCTTGGAACAGATTCTCTGGAAGATTGAAGTGGCACATTCTCAAGTTCGCAAGCTGAAGACCCAAATTGACAAGGTGATCAGTGAAAATCCTGGAAAAAATAAGTTGAGCTTGCCTGTACCATCTGATGCATTGACCAGTCCTGATCAAAGTCCTGCCTCTCCTCCTGATAATAGACATAGATTATTGGCTAAATCTCCATTTACTTCTCGGCATATATCTGAGGGTGTACCTATGTCTGAAAGTGCAGTTTTCAGTCTTGGGGAGGGGAACCCTCTTCCTAATATAATTGAAAGCATTGACCAGTCTCAG ACTGAGGAAGGAATTCTGATACATAATCAGGCTGCCAAGGAAGAGTCGGATGATTTTGGTGAAGTCAGAGGTTGGCTCGTAGAGAAGCCTCAGGTACCGCAGGAAGAGCAGAAAACTATTCCTCAAGAACTGCCCACAGAGATGACGACACCCAAGGTTCAATCTAATGTAAAATCATGTTCCCCTTCGAAGTCAAGTTTCCCTCGGCACACAAGAAGACGGGGGCGGAGAAAAGCTGGCTCAAAGAAGTGGAGCAGGAGATCTTCAGGTTAG
- the LOC122291657 gene encoding pentatricopeptide repeat-containing protein At2g44880, with protein MRMVEQPYLWSSIERKCLYLLQQRNTLASILKIHAFMLRNAVETNVNLLTTFVKTCASLPLFATANPLAGIHHARRVFDHRPERDEAFLCNTMIQAHVDMRQFVESFILYRDLRRNTGFTPDGYTFPILAKSCGFNVAIWEGLEVHGHVSKLGFGSSLHVSTALVDMYAKCGKMDCARMLFEEMTERSLVSWTALICGYVRSGDISKARLLFDQMPEKDAALFNAMIDGHVKFGEMGLAKKLFDEMPDKNVVSWTSMIYGYCHKGDVESARLLFDAMPDKNLFSWNAMIGGYCQNKQPYEALRLFQEMQSTTSFEPDEVTVVSILPAIADLGALDLGGWVHRFIRERRLDRATNVCTALVDMYAKCGEITKAKRLFDEMPGKETASWNALIYGFAVNGRAKEALEIFLEMRRERHKPNEITMLGVLSACNHSGLVEEGKKWFKAMEEFALTPKIEHYGCMIDLLGRAGCLDEAEQLIESMPHKVNGIILSSFLFACGCSNDVMRAERVLNKAVKMEPQNDGNYVMLRNLYAMDERWRDVEEIKGLMRKNGANKEVGCSVIEIDGRVREFVAGDRAYPHLKSLHFVLELLQKHMKGQII; from the coding sequence ATGCGAATGGTTGAGCAGCCATACCTATGGAGCTCCATAGAGAGGAAATGCTTATACCTCCTCCAACAACGAAACACCTTGGCTTCTATCCTCAAAATCCACGCTTTCATGCTCCGGAACGCCGTTGAAACCAACGTTAATCTCCTCACAACATTCGTCAAAACCTGCGCTTCGCTTCCTCTCTTTGCCACGGCAAACCCACTTGCTGGCATCCACCACGCTCGTCGCGTGTTCGATCACCGGCCTGAGAGAGATGAAGCGTTCCTTTGTAACACCATGATCCAAGCCCATGTGGATATGCGCCAATTCGTCGAGTCTTTCATTCTTTACAGGGATCTTAGGAGGAACACGGGTTTCACTCCCGATGGTTACACATTCCCAATTTTGGCCAAGTCTTGTGGCTTCAATGTGGCTATTTGGGAAGGCCTAGAGGTGCACGGTCACGTTTCTAAACTTGGATTTGGCTCGAGTCTGCACGTATCAACGGCGCTGGTTGATATGTATGCTAAGTGTGGGAAGATGGATTGTGCAAGAATGTTGTTCGAAGAGATGACGGAAAGAAGTTTAGTGTCGTGGACTGCTCTCATTTGTGGGTATGTGAGGTCCGGGGATATAAGCAAGGCAAGGTTGCTTTTTGATCAGATGCCTGAGAAAGACGCGGCGTTGTTTAACGCAATGATTGATGGTCATGTCAAATTTGGAGAAATGGGCTTGGCGAAAAAATTGTTTGATGAGATGCCAGATAAGAATGTGGTGTCTTGGACCAGCATGATTTATGGGTACTGCCATAAGGGTGATGTTGAATCTGCTAGGTTGCTCTTTGATGCCATGCCGGACAAGAATCTATTTTCATGGAATGCAATGATTGGTGGATATTGCCAGAACAAACAACCTTATGAAGCATTGAGATTATTTCAGGAAATGCAATCAACCACATCATTCGAACCAGATGAAGTAACTGTCGTAAGCATTCTTCCTGCTATTGCTGATCTGGGTGCTCTGGATTTAGGTGGCTGGGTTCACCGGTTTATTCGGGAGAGGAGGCTTGATAGAGCAACTAATGTCTGCACTGCGCTTGTTGATATGTATGCAAAATGTGGCGAAATTACAAAAGCCAAAAGACTTTTTGACGAGATGCCTGGAAAAGAAACGGCTTCTTGGAATGCTTTAATATATGGGTTTGCAGTCAACGGCCGCGCAAAGGAAGCATTAGAGATATTCTTGGAGATGCGACGAGAAAGACATAAGCCAAATGAAATAACCATGCTTGGTGTTTTGTCTGCTTGTAACCATAGTGGTCTAGTGGAGGAAGGGAAGAAATGGTTTAAAGCAATGGAAGAATTTGCGCTTACCCCAAAGATTGAGCACTATGGCTGTATGATAGATCTTCTGGGGAGGGCTGGGTGCTTGGATGAAGCTGAGCAGTTGATTGAGAGTATGCCTCACAAGGTTAACGGGATAATCTTGAGTTCTTTTCTATTCGCATGTGGATGCTCTAACGATGTTATGAGAGCCGAGAGAGTACTAAACAAGGCAGTCAAAATGGAGCCACAAAATGATGGAAACTATGTAATGTTGAGAAATTTGTATGCCATGGATGAAAGGTGGAGAGATGTAGAAGAAATTAAGGGGTTGATGAGAAAGAATGGAGCAAATAAAGAGGTGGGTTGTAGTGTTATTGAGATTGATGGTAGAGTCAGGGAGTTTGTGGCTGGGGATAGAGCGTACCCACATTTGAAGTCTCTACATTTTGTGTTGGAGCTGTTGCAGAAGCACATGAAGGGACAGATTATTTAA